The nucleotide sequence GTATCCTGCACCCCTTGAAATTGAGACCACCTTCACGACATGGTCCTGAGCGGACCGAGGAGGTGGCGAGATGGCAACAGACACAACCGAACCGATTGAACGGTGGACGGCCAAACGGCGCGTGGCGCTGGTGGTCAGTCTCCTGAAGGGAGAGACGTCGGTGGCCGAAGCAGCCCGGCTGCATGGGCTGACGGTGGCCGAGATCGACGACTGGCGGGAGAAGTTTCTGGTGGGAGCGGAGAACGCGCTTCGGACTCGGCCACGGGACGAAGAGGCGCTTAAGGACGAGCAGATCAAGAAGTTGAAACAGAAGATCGGCGATCTGGTCCTGGACAACGACATCTTACGGGAGGCCTTGAAACCCTACCCTTTGGACCGGAAGACATCCGACGCGTGAGAGGCACGGTGTCGGGTGTCTCGGAGCGGCGGAGTTGCCAGGTACTCGGTGTCAGCCGCGCGGGCCTGCCTCGGACGGCAGGGAGCGACCGGCGACGCTCTGTGGCGGATCCGCCGTGGACGGAGCGATTGCGGCAGCTGATCCAACAGTATCCAACGTTCGGATATCGGCGGCTGTGGGTGCTCTTGCGATTCGGGGACGGACTCCGCATCAATCGGAAGGCCGTCTATCGTGTGCTGAAACAGAAACGGTGGTTGGTGCATCAACGCGTCTCCACCCCACGTCCTCGCGTGCAAGGCTGGACGAGTCGGGCGGATCGCAGCAACGAACGTTGGGCCATGGATGTGACGCATATTGATTGTGGACAAGATGGCTGGGCGCATCTGGCGGCGGTGATTGATTGTCATGATCGGGAAGTGATGGGCTACGAGTTTGCCTTGCGCAGTCGGGCGAAGGAGGCTGAACGGGCGGTCGAAGCGGCGTGCCTACAGCGATTTGGGACCTTGCGTCCGGTGGGCGCACCGGTCCTCCGCAGCGACAATGGCCTGATCTTTCAGAGCCGTCGGTTCCGGCAAGCCTGTCGAGACTATCGGCTGCAGCAGGAGTTCATCACGCCGTACACGCCGGAACAGAATGGGATCATCGAACGGTTCTTTCGGAGTCTCAAAGAGGAATGTGTCTGGCAGCACGCGTTCCAGACGTTTGAGGAGGCGCGGCGGGTCATTCGAGACTGGCTGCGGTGGTACAACGAAGAGCGCCCGCATCAAGCGCTGGGCTATCGAAGCCCCGTCCAATATCGGGCCCAACAATCAACTCAGGTGGCTTGATTTTAGGGGAGCACTACATGCCCACCAGGGATTAACCACAATCAGTTACACAGAAAACTTGACACGCCCGGTGCTGGCCACTTCTCCGTTTCTTGGGGAAGGACATCGCAAAGTCTGGGCGCGGCTGCGGGCGCAAGGGATTCGCACGTCCAAACCCCGCGTGCTCCGACTCATGCGGCAGGTCGACCTCTTGGCTCCCAGCCGGGTGCCGCGCGTCGTGGGACTGGGGTTCACGATGGCACGATTACCACCGAGCGCCCGAATCAGATGTGGGGCATCGATGCGACCAGTACGGTGGTGGACGGAGCCGTCACGGTCTTCATCGGCGTGGATCATTTCGACTGGTTACCGTTTTTATAATGAGCAGTGGTTGGTCGAGCGGCATCGGTTCGGCTCACCACGCCAGGTTCGTTGTGACCTGCTGGTCACCTCGGAGGGCGCGTGACCAGCAGGTCGATCAATGAGGGTTGGGGGTGGCTTGTGAAGTGGCCCCTCAAAAAACGACCCCCACAGTTGGCTCAGAAACAGCGATCGCCCAGCGGCGCGACCACAGGCCTGGTCCAATATGGCTATAACCGTGTCCAAGAAATCGTGAGCGGGTACTGTCCAACCCTAAATATTCAATAGTTTTCATACCCGCCGACATCGTAAGTTGCACCCTTGGGTCTTGGGAGGTTCCTATAGTCAGTTTTTACACTGCTCAACACAACTCCCTTATTGGCGGCGGGACTGCTCGGCTGAAGTTGGAAGTTGTTGACTGGGGCATTGACAAACTTCGGATCTGTGGTGACGTTGTTGGTAAAGACTGTGCTAGTGCCAGCGTTCAGATAGTTTGCCTGGCCATTGCCGTAGCTGATATTGTTTTGAGCCACTGTGGACTTAGTCGTGGCGAATAAAGAGTTAAACCCAATTTGCAGTCCATTCCCTTTATTTCCATATAAAGTGTTGTTCCAGACCTTTGTCCCGCTGGTATAAGGGCCGACGAGAATTCCACCTGTTGAGTTGGACACTGAAGGGATGTTTTTATACACGAGGTTATTATAAATTTGAGTGTTGCTAATGTTGGACGAGGAGCTTCCCCAGACGAGGATGCCCCCAACTGTCGTATCCGGTTTCGTACTGTTATTGTAAATGGTATTGCCCCGTATGATGAGATTCGAGATGGGGCCAGGATATGCGTGAACGCCACCACCCGGATTGTTGTAAATCCTGTTACCTTGGATTACTCCATTAGCACCATTGAAATAGATTCCGTAATGCCGGCTCGTCCCCACGGTACGCTGATCGTGGATGCTGCAATTGATGACTTGTATGTCGTTCGCTTGAACAAAGAGTCCTGATGCACGGAAGTTCTTGATTTCAATATTACGAAGAATGAAATGGTGGTTGCCATCACGAATTTGCCAGTTGGTCTTTTCCGTGGTGTTGCTGCCGTCGAGTATAAGATTCTCAAAAATCAAGTACCCTCGATTTCCTCGAGACTTTATCGGGCCATAAGAGGCGACGTAAGGGTCAGCGTACCGAATTGTGACCGTCTCCCCTGGGTATCCTGCTATCTTGATATAATTTCCTGACGTCCCACTCTTGTTGGGCGTTAGGAGATCAATCTGTTGAGTCCATACTCCCCCACGAATATAGAGTGTGTCACCAGGACGAAGTGGGCTGATGGCTCTCGCAAAGTTTCGGAATGGTTGAGCCTGTGTGCCCGGATATGAATCGTTGCCAGAAAGCGATACATAGTATGTCGCGGCTTGCGCCGTCACGGATCCTAGAAGAGCTAGTAGAAGCGGCGCTGCACAGATTGGGAACAGGAACCGGCGTTGGAAGTAATGCGGTTGTTTTCTCATCCTCATCTCCTTGACGGCAGTGTAAAATTGTGTCTTCCTATTATTTTTTTGGTAGGCGGTGAAGCCCCATGCAGAATTTCATAAGAGCATGTTTCGTGCCATTCTGGTTTAGTGTAAAATTCTAATAATGTTGAAATTGTGAGTCGTGGTGTTTTCTGATTATCTGCAGAAGTGTATGTAGATGTGAACGCTACTGTAATGTGCAGCTTCTTCGAGAACCCTATCTTGACGTTTGGGCATTAGAAGGTTGCATAGTGGATGAGGAATCGGGTGTTAGGAAGGTCTATCCTAAGGAAGGTCTGATTTATTCTGAATTTCGATCGCGGGCCAGTCAAATATCAGGTGTTTTGAAAGTTCATTGGCCGAAAAACTGAATTAATCAGACCTTCCCTAAGCTGTGCCTACTCGAAACAGAATTCTAATTTGGAGAAAGGGCGATTTTGCATGAAAACCCCGACCATCTGCCACATCTGTGACTATGGCTCACAATATGGTGGGACATTTATCGATTCGCTCTTGTTCCTGAGCCGATACTGTCGTGATAAATTGCAGGTCGCCACGTTCTGTATATTTCCGGACAGGGCCAAGAACCGGAGTTGGTTGTCGAATTTGGATGCGGAGGGGATAGGATATGGTTTTGTTCCACACAAAAGGAATGTTGCAGGACCGATCCGTAGCCTTCTAGTGGGCCGGGAACCGCTGGTCTTACACAGTCATTTTTTCACGTATGATCTGACTACAGTTCTGCTTAAGTATACAACGTTCAAAAATTCAGGGATTGTCTGGCACTACCATAACCCCTGCGGAGGCAGTGTTAAGCAAAGCATCAAAGATGTGCTGAAGATTAGATTACTTCTCAACCTCTTGGGGAATTACTGTATTGCCGTTGGAGATGGAGTGTACAAGAGCGTCAGAGATGCGGGCCTGGCTCCTGACAAAGCCATATTGCTCCACAATGGTGTCAATATAGGACGTTTTTTTAATAAATGCGAAGTTGTACCTGAAGCGCGAAAGACCCTGGGCCTCTCGAGTGAGGACATGGTTTTTTTGCTTCTGGGCTGGAGTCCGCGGAGAAAGGGTGTCGATATTTTCTTCAAGGCTGCAGAAGAGTTGGGCAGAAAGTTTACGAATTGCAAATTTCTTGTCGTGGGAAAAGAAGAAACCCGTGAGTTTGTTTCGCAATTAAGGTACAAATCCCCCCTCAGTCCTGATGCCTTTCGAGTTGTTGATCCAGTTGAAGATTTTAGCGTTATATTGAAGGTGACCGATGTACTGGTTTTGGCTAGTCGTAGCGAAGGTTTGCCCTACGCCGTTCTGGAGGCAATGACGGCAGGGAAGCTTGTTATATCTTCTGCTCTTCCCGCAGCTCGGGAGACCTATGGGCGCTCCAATGGGGCCTGGTTGTTTCCAACGGAAGATTGGAAGATGCTGGCCGAGCTTATGGAGAAAGGCGTATTGTTGCAAGCAGATGAGCGACGCTCCCTCGGCCAGGCGAACAGTCAGTATGTTATCGAGAACCATTCGCTGGGTCAGTGGAGCAAAAGAATCGGTGAGTTGTACGAGGGGGTCACATCAAGATACCAACGAACGCTTTCTTGAAAACTTTAATATTTTGGGCAAGAGTAGCGATCCGAGGGGTTCTGGAAATTCGGGCAGAGCGTTAAGTTGGGTCCTAATTCATTTTGTGATCCTAAAATTTCCCCCTACGTCTCCGGTTAAGCATGAGCCCGAAAGATCCCACTGTGGCGTCCGACCGTCTGAGGTTCGGCGTTCCACAGAGTGCCTATATTGCGTGTGAAATCATCGAGTGGGTGAGGTAACGTGCGAATTCTAGAGCGGGCCGTTGCGAGCCTGTTACCGGGAAGCATGCAGCGCTTCGTCCGAGGCGACGGCGCCTTATATGAGCAGACGGTGCTGGCGTGGTGCGAGGCCCCAGCGCGTGGGATCGGCTCTACGATCAGTGCCGATTTGGGTTCGCAGTTGTACGCCGCCATCACGCGGCTGCCGGAGTACGCCTGGCAGCGTGAGTGCGAGGCCCCAGCGCAATCTGCGAAATGTGCTGACCGACACCCTGTGACGTGCACTGAGCAGCTGGCCTTACCCGGAGATTTGTCGGAGGCACGACCAAAGCGAATGCGGTTTCTGGTTCTCAATACGGTCGGAAAGGTCATTTAGCATGCGCGCCGTACGCTGTCACGCCTCGCCACTGCAGCGCAGCTGGCCATCGTGGCGCTAGCACGAGTCCACATCCTGGCACTCAGCCCGACTTAGCTGGAGATTAGGGTTCTTGCCCTTTAGTCAAAAGCCGAAATTTGCAGGCGTCCGAATTCAGTAAATTGCGAGTGCGGGAACGGAATTTTATGTATGTTTGAAGGGATGAAGTACAATACACCGGTCATCTCTATTGATGTGGAAGATTGGCCGCAGTCAACCTGGGACCGGAGTCTTCCAATTACTGAACGGGCGGCTCAGAACACCAGACGCCTTCTCCGAATTCTAGGTGAGGCGGACGTGAGAACCACGATGTTCGTCCTCGGTAAGTTTGCCGATCGCTTTCCTGAAGTCGTGAAAGACATACAGGCTGATGGTCATGAGGTAGCGTGTCATGGCCATGGACACCTGGAAGTTTTCCGGCAGTCTCCCGATGAGTTTTTTGATGATATTCGTCATTCCAAGGACGTTCTTGAGCAGATCACGGGGAAGCCAATCAAAGGGTATCGTGCCCCAGATTTTTCCATTGTCCGAGAGACCCTGTGGGCTCTCGACGTACTTGCAGCGGCAGGATTCGAGTATGACTCGAGCATCGTCCCGGCACGACTTCCTCGCTATGGGATCGCCGGTTGGCCGGTCCTCCCCGTCCGGGTGCAACTCAGTTCCGGTAGCAGTATTTTAGAGGCTCCACTGCCGACATTTCGTGTGCTCGGACGAAATTGGCCGGTAGGTGGAGGTGGGTACCATCGTTTGTTGCCGGGTTTTGCAAGTCGATACTGTGCGAGAAAGGTCATGATGGAAGTTCCGTTCATATTTTACTGCCATCCGTATGAGTTCGATATCCGAGAGCTCAGCGAGATTACTATTCCTGTTCCTCCTACGACTCGATTTTATCAAGGAGCCGGGCGGAGATGGTTTGAACAACGATTTCGGGACTTCCTGAGATGTTTTGGTGGATACTCCATGCAGGAGATGCTTTCTTCGCAGCTGTGGCAGGAATTTCGCCTGAGCAGCTTGGATCCCGTGCTCGACCAAAGCTGGCTTCACAGTGAGAGATCAAGACCGGGTGGAGTCACTGATCGCAACTAGCCACCTGGGATCTTGTAAGGTGAAAACGTAACGGGGAATATCAGCCGATGGGCACTACAATAATGAATATTCCTGATCCTACCTGTGAAGAAGGACAGGGCAAGCTGGCGTGCCAGAGGACGGGTAAACCAGCCAGCGAAGCCTTTGCCAGAAAAATAGCGCACATTAAGAAATATTATGATGCGAACTATGGAGGGATGCCACGAGTTCAAGGTTGGACATTCATGCGGTGCCGTTAATCTGTCGCCTGTGCGACTGGTCTTTATCCACAGATGAGTTTAGATATATTTCAGTGAGCTAGGTCTTTGCCGTTTGATGTTTGGCCATAGGCGGATCGTGAGGGGAAATGACAAACGTTCAATCACCACACGTGTCAATTATTATCCCGTGCAGGAATGAGGCAAAGGGGATCCGCTCTTGCTTAGAATCAGTTGCTAGGAGCGACTATCCGAAGGGTCAGCTCGAATTGTTGGTTGTCGATGGTCAGAGTGATGATAGAACAAGAGACATTGTTGATGAGTTCAGTCAGCAATACCCCTGGATTAGACTCCTCGAGAATGCGCGAAGAATTACTCCAGCCGCTCTCAATATCGGTATTCAATCTGCAAAAGGGAACATCGTGATCCGGATGGATGCCCATACTGTCTATCCATCTGATTATGTGTCGAAGTTGATCGAGTGGCTAGAACGAAGTGGTGCCGACAATGTCGGTGGGGTCTGCATCACGCAACCTGCCAACGAAAGTCCGAAGGCGCACGCGATTGCTGTTGGGCTTTCCCATCCTTGGGGAGTCGGCAATTCGCATTTTAGGATAGGAGTCACCGAGCCAAAGTGGGTTGATCATGTTCCGTTTGGATGCTATCGAAGAGAAGTGTTTGACCGGATCGGGTTGTTCGACGAGCGGCTTGTACGTAATCAAGATGACGAGCTGAATCATCGATTGATCACGAAGGGAGGGGGGCGGATTCTGCTTGTCCCAGAGATCGTCTCTTACTATACCGCCAGAGATTCCCTCAAGAAGCTTTGGGTTATGTACTACCAATATGGCTACTATAAGCCGCTCGCTGTACGTATGCTTGGGACAGTGGTCA is from Candidatus Nitrospira nitrosa and encodes:
- a CDS encoding helix-turn-helix domain-containing protein, whose translation is MATDTTEPIERWTAKRRVALVVSLLKGETSVAEAARLHGLTVAEIDDWREKFLVGAENALRTRPRDEEALKDEQIKKLKQKIGDLVLDNDILREALKPYPLDRKTSDA
- a CDS encoding IS3 family transposase; translated protein: MRGTVSGVSERRSCQVLGVSRAGLPRTAGSDRRRSVADPPWTERLRQLIQQYPTFGYRRLWVLLRFGDGLRINRKAVYRVLKQKRWLVHQRVSTPRPRVQGWTSRADRSNERWAMDVTHIDCGQDGWAHLAAVIDCHDREVMGYEFALRSRAKEAERAVEAACLQRFGTLRPVGAPVLRSDNGLIFQSRRFRQACRDYRLQQEFITPYTPEQNGIIERFFRSLKEECVWQHAFQTFEEARRVIRDWLRWYNEERPHQALGYRSPVQYRAQQSTQVA
- a CDS encoding right-handed parallel beta-helix repeat-containing protein, which gives rise to MRKQPHYFQRRFLFPICAAPLLLALLGSVTAQAATYYVSLSGNDSYPGTQAQPFRNFARAISPLRPGDTLYIRGGVWTQQIDLLTPNKSGTSGNYIKIAGYPGETVTIRYADPYVASYGPIKSRGNRGYLIFENLILDGSNTTEKTNWQIRDGNHHFILRNIEIKNFRASGLFVQANDIQVINCSIHDQRTVGTSRHYGIYFNGANGVIQGNRIYNNPGGGVHAYPGPISNLIIRGNTIYNNSTKPDTTVGGILVWGSSSSNISNTQIYNNLVYKNIPSVSNSTGGILVGPYTSGTKVWNNTLYGNKGNGLQIGFNSLFATTKSTVAQNNISYGNGQANYLNAGTSTVFTNNVTTDPKFVNAPVNNFQLQPSSPAANKGVVLSSVKTDYRNLPRPKGATYDVGGYENY
- a CDS encoding glycosyltransferase family 4 protein, which encodes MKTPTICHICDYGSQYGGTFIDSLLFLSRYCRDKLQVATFCIFPDRAKNRSWLSNLDAEGIGYGFVPHKRNVAGPIRSLLVGREPLVLHSHFFTYDLTTVLLKYTTFKNSGIVWHYHNPCGGSVKQSIKDVLKIRLLLNLLGNYCIAVGDGVYKSVRDAGLAPDKAILLHNGVNIGRFFNKCEVVPEARKTLGLSSEDMVFLLLGWSPRRKGVDIFFKAAEELGRKFTNCKFLVVGKEETREFVSQLRYKSPLSPDAFRVVDPVEDFSVILKVTDVLVLASRSEGLPYAVLEAMTAGKLVISSALPAARETYGRSNGAWLFPTEDWKMLAELMEKGVLLQADERRSLGQANSQYVIENHSLGQWSKRIGELYEGVTSRYQRTLS
- a CDS encoding polysaccharide deacetylase family protein, which codes for MFEGMKYNTPVISIDVEDWPQSTWDRSLPITERAAQNTRRLLRILGEADVRTTMFVLGKFADRFPEVVKDIQADGHEVACHGHGHLEVFRQSPDEFFDDIRHSKDVLEQITGKPIKGYRAPDFSIVRETLWALDVLAAAGFEYDSSIVPARLPRYGIAGWPVLPVRVQLSSGSSILEAPLPTFRVLGRNWPVGGGGYHRLLPGFASRYCARKVMMEVPFIFYCHPYEFDIRELSEITIPVPPTTRFYQGAGRRWFEQRFRDFLRCFGGYSMQEMLSSQLWQEFRLSSLDPVLDQSWLHSERSRPGGVTDRN
- a CDS encoding glycosyltransferase family 2 protein; its protein translation is MTNVQSPHVSIIIPCRNEAKGIRSCLESVARSDYPKGQLELLVVDGQSDDRTRDIVDEFSQQYPWIRLLENARRITPAALNIGIQSAKGNIVIRMDAHTVYPSDYVSKLIEWLERSGADNVGGVCITQPANESPKAHAIAVGLSHPWGVGNSHFRIGVTEPKWVDHVPFGCYRREVFDRIGLFDERLVRNQDDELNHRLITKGGGRILLVPEIVSYYTARDSLKKLWVMYYQYGYYKPLAVRMLGTVVTMRQLVPSAFVMWLLVTALLAPWSSLMAFFCGIGGTAYILVDLGIGSSVAIKKGVRCGLWSTIVFPILHISYGIGYLKGVLDFLILRKQEASDPFALQLSR